The following are encoded in a window of Natrononativus amylolyticus genomic DNA:
- a CDS encoding ABC transporter permease, giving the protein MIPATIERFADRYGRQIALALMWLVIALLWIPIGVVTLMSFAADRALAFPPDEFTLHWYGEFLNNDAAIGAVVTSLQVSVIATILTVTLATILAYAIAKYDFPGKGLLQLAVTLPIIVPLVVVGVALVLFFGFVNIGTGFWSVVIAHVIRTIPFAALIIIPTMLRFDETLEEAAQDLGADELDTFLNVRLPNILPGVVAGGLLAFTISFNEFVYTYFVRDTTTETLPVYLWNQIRFEASPEVNVISVVFLLVAVSMILLAMAITNVRRITLR; this is encoded by the coding sequence ATGATTCCAGCCACTATCGAACGCTTCGCAGACCGGTACGGCCGACAGATCGCGCTGGCGCTGATGTGGCTCGTCATCGCGTTGCTGTGGATCCCGATCGGCGTCGTCACGCTGATGTCGTTCGCGGCCGACCGCGCGCTCGCGTTCCCGCCGGACGAGTTCACGCTTCACTGGTACGGCGAGTTCCTGAACAACGACGCGGCTATCGGCGCTGTCGTGACCTCGCTGCAGGTGAGCGTCATCGCGACGATCCTCACGGTCACGCTCGCGACGATCCTCGCGTACGCGATCGCGAAGTACGACTTCCCCGGGAAGGGGCTGTTGCAGCTGGCGGTCACGCTGCCGATCATCGTCCCGCTCGTCGTCGTCGGGGTCGCGCTGGTCCTCTTCTTCGGCTTCGTGAACATCGGGACCGGCTTCTGGAGCGTCGTCATCGCACACGTGATCCGGACGATCCCGTTCGCGGCGCTCATCATAATCCCGACGATGCTGCGCTTCGACGAGACCCTCGAGGAGGCCGCACAGGACCTCGGCGCGGACGAACTCGACACGTTCCTGAACGTGCGACTGCCGAACATCCTTCCCGGCGTGGTCGCCGGCGGCCTGCTGGCGTTTACGATCTCGTTCAACGAGTTCGTCTACACCTACTTCGTCCGGGACACGACGACGGAAACGCTCCCGGTGTACCTGTGGAACCAGATCCGGTTCGAGGCGTCTCCAGAGGTCAACGTCATCAGCGTCGTGTTCCTCCTGGTCGCCGTCAGCATGATCCTGCTGGCGATGGCCATCACGAACGTCCGGCGAATCACACTAAGATAA
- a CDS encoding class II histone deacetylase, with protein MTDPTPLTVYWHHTTCDHEPPRGAFKLPAADFLAVDEHHPDRPARVRNVKRIVESGFGPDAAFRSVDPASRAAIERVHDPEYVSWLEEFCAAGGGYVDGTTTAANEATYEAARHAAGAALEAADHALEGRTGVPYALARPSGHHAQTDRADGFCFLNSAAIAAEHALEGELERVAIVDWDVHHGNGTQEVFEDRDDVLLVSIHNDHGAWDPTYHPQTGGLEEVGVADGEGFTVNVPVPPGTGDDGYERVFDRLVEPIVAEYDPDLLVYSAGQDAGPSDPLGRNVVTRAGFRTLGQRARRLAEAVTDGRFVLLQEGGYQISHLAFATLGVLEGATGRTVDLEGYGTGDPFAWLEETIEPLEAALEAACKHHSEHWNIQ; from the coding sequence ATGACCGACCCGACCCCACTGACCGTCTACTGGCATCACACGACCTGCGACCACGAACCCCCTCGAGGCGCGTTCAAACTGCCCGCGGCGGACTTCCTGGCGGTCGACGAACACCACCCCGACCGCCCCGCTCGAGTCCGGAACGTAAAGCGGATCGTCGAGTCGGGGTTCGGGCCGGACGCTGCGTTCAGGAGCGTCGACCCCGCATCGCGGGCGGCGATCGAGCGCGTCCACGACCCGGAGTACGTCTCGTGGCTCGAGGAGTTCTGTGCTGCGGGCGGCGGCTACGTCGACGGGACGACGACGGCCGCGAACGAGGCCACCTACGAGGCGGCGCGACACGCCGCCGGCGCGGCGCTCGAGGCGGCCGATCACGCACTCGAGGGGCGAACCGGCGTTCCGTACGCGCTCGCTCGTCCCAGCGGTCACCACGCCCAGACCGACCGTGCGGACGGCTTTTGCTTTCTCAACAGCGCGGCGATCGCCGCCGAGCACGCACTCGAGGGCGAACTCGAGCGCGTCGCGATCGTCGACTGGGACGTCCACCACGGCAACGGAACCCAGGAGGTGTTCGAAGACCGCGACGACGTGTTGCTCGTCAGCATCCACAACGACCACGGCGCCTGGGACCCGACGTACCACCCGCAGACGGGCGGACTCGAGGAGGTCGGCGTCGCCGACGGCGAAGGGTTCACCGTCAACGTACCGGTACCGCCGGGAACCGGCGACGACGGCTACGAGCGCGTTTTCGACCGGCTCGTCGAACCGATCGTCGCCGAGTACGATCCCGACCTGCTCGTCTACAGCGCCGGCCAGGACGCCGGCCCCTCGGATCCGCTCGGGCGAAACGTCGTCACTCGAGCCGGCTTTCGGACGCTCGGTCAGCGAGCCCGGCGGCTCGCCGAGGCGGTAACCGACGGCCGGTTCGTCCTCCTCCAGGAGGGCGGCTACCAGATCAGCCACCTCGCGTTCGCGACGCTCGGCGTTCTCGAGGGCGCCACTGGCCGGACCGTCGACCTCGAGGGGTACGGCACCGGGGATCCGTTCGCGTGGCTCGAGGAGACGATCGAACCGCTCGAGGCGGCGCTCGAGGCGGCCTGTAAACACCACAGCGAGCACTGGAATATCCAATGA
- a CDS encoding aspartate aminotransferase family protein, whose protein sequence is MASEQPEIAASPSALPIPHWYDSESDVPTLVEGSGVTVVDESGTEYLDFQSQLYCVNAGHDNQRIIDGITEQLERIPYVSSGRHNDTRNELAARLLEVAPDSMSKTVFSISGSEANETAVMLAREYTDAPTVLTRWRSYHGATYGTASLTGDTDTHTAIQAHAATTGNAKFLPPIPAAFDGATGEELAEKAAAHLEFVIRNEGPDSIAAILTEIVAGSSGGYTAPPGYFERVRELCDTYDILLIADEVITGFGRCGEWFGVQTEEIEPDLLTFAKGVTGSYVPLGGVMLTDELSEHFESEGFPVGQTFAGHPLGCAAGLAAIDVYETELLANARSVAPRLESRLGALEDRFEVVTSVHGRGLLWGVEFADPETGRPFVDPRTTDDDNPVKKVLKQTADDGVLYGLGRPGIQLVVAPPLCVSESEIDDAVDALEAAIESEF, encoded by the coding sequence ATGGCATCCGAACAGCCAGAGATCGCCGCATCGCCGTCCGCACTTCCCATTCCTCACTGGTACGATTCGGAGAGCGACGTCCCGACGCTCGTCGAGGGGTCCGGAGTCACCGTCGTCGACGAATCGGGGACCGAGTACCTCGATTTCCAGTCCCAGCTGTACTGCGTCAACGCTGGCCACGACAACCAGCGGATCATCGACGGAATCACCGAGCAACTGGAGCGCATCCCGTACGTCTCCTCGGGCCGGCACAACGACACCCGGAACGAACTGGCGGCGCGGCTGCTCGAGGTCGCCCCGGACTCGATGTCGAAGACCGTGTTCTCGATCTCCGGCAGCGAGGCCAACGAGACCGCGGTCATGCTCGCTCGAGAGTACACCGATGCGCCGACGGTCCTCACGCGCTGGCGCTCCTATCACGGCGCGACGTACGGAACCGCCAGTCTGACCGGGGACACCGACACCCACACGGCCATCCAGGCCCACGCGGCGACGACCGGAAACGCCAAGTTCCTCCCGCCGATCCCGGCGGCGTTCGACGGCGCGACCGGCGAGGAACTCGCGGAGAAGGCGGCCGCCCACCTCGAGTTCGTGATCCGAAACGAGGGTCCCGACTCGATCGCCGCGATTCTCACGGAGATCGTCGCCGGCTCGAGCGGCGGCTACACCGCACCGCCCGGCTACTTCGAGCGCGTGCGAGAGCTCTGTGATACGTACGACATCCTCCTGATCGCCGACGAGGTGATCACCGGCTTCGGGCGGTGTGGCGAGTGGTTCGGCGTCCAGACGGAGGAGATCGAACCGGACCTGCTCACGTTCGCGAAGGGCGTCACGGGTTCGTACGTCCCGCTCGGCGGCGTGATGCTCACCGACGAACTCTCCGAGCACTTCGAGTCGGAGGGGTTCCCGGTCGGCCAGACCTTTGCAGGGCATCCGCTGGGGTGTGCTGCCGGACTCGCTGCGATCGACGTCTACGAGACCGAACTGCTCGCGAACGCACGATCCGTCGCGCCTCGCCTCGAGTCCCGCCTCGGCGCGCTCGAGGACCGGTTCGAGGTCGTGACGTCGGTCCACGGCCGCGGCTTGCTCTGGGGCGTCGAGTTCGCAGATCCCGAGACAGGCCGTCCGTTCGTCGATCCGCGAACGACCGACGACGACAACCCGGTCAAAAAAGTCCTCAAGCAGACTGCAGACGACGGTGTGCTGTACGGTCTGGGCCGTCCGGGCATCCAGCTCGTCGTCGCCCCGCCGCTGTGCGTGAGCGAGTCCGAGATCGACGACGCCGTCGACGCGCTCGAGGCGGCGATCGAAAGCGAGTTCTGA
- a CDS encoding Zn-dependent hydrolase produces MVTIDTNRLEETFERYSQIGRTENDGLHRLALTDADREVRDAFVTDLEALDVDVRIDEIGNVFGRREGTDSSAAPVLIGSHLDSQPFGGRFDGQLGVLLALETLRALEDEGVDHRRPIEIVNWTNEEGARFKPALMGSGTFTGEFDVEETLDRTDAEGVTVEEALEEIGYRGNEPCEPREEYHAYLELHIEQGPKLEEDGLSVGIVEGVYGMSWLEATIYGDSDHAGPSPMHSRRDALVAAADVVTAVRRLSGRVADDVVTTVGELEVSPGSINVIPSAVTLTIDVRSYDDEVVGELVSHAERELENACRREGTEFDLEEIWRIPHTEFSETVREVALEAAAAVDAPHREIVSGAGHDASYVNEITETGMLFVPSVDGKTHNEAEYTEWEDVLEGAKVFAETTRRLAA; encoded by the coding sequence ATGGTCACTATTGACACGAACCGGCTCGAGGAAACGTTCGAACGATACTCACAGATCGGACGAACCGAGAACGACGGTCTGCACCGGCTCGCCCTCACCGACGCCGACAGGGAGGTTCGAGACGCGTTCGTCACCGACCTCGAGGCCCTGGACGTCGACGTTCGAATCGACGAGATCGGCAACGTCTTCGGACGGCGGGAAGGAACCGACTCGAGCGCCGCCCCGGTGTTGATCGGCTCGCACCTGGACTCCCAGCCCTTCGGCGGCCGGTTCGACGGCCAACTCGGCGTGCTCCTCGCGCTCGAGACGCTCAGGGCGCTCGAGGACGAGGGAGTCGACCACCGGCGTCCGATCGAGATCGTCAACTGGACGAACGAGGAGGGCGCCCGGTTCAAACCGGCGCTGATGGGGAGCGGAACGTTCACCGGCGAGTTCGACGTCGAAGAAACGCTGGACCGGACCGACGCAGAGGGCGTGACCGTCGAAGAGGCGCTCGAGGAGATCGGCTACCGGGGGAACGAGCCGTGCGAGCCGCGCGAGGAGTATCACGCCTATCTCGAGTTACACATCGAGCAGGGGCCGAAACTCGAGGAGGACGGCCTCTCGGTCGGCATCGTCGAGGGCGTGTACGGCATGTCGTGGCTCGAGGCGACGATCTACGGGGATTCGGATCACGCCGGCCCGTCACCGATGCACTCCCGCCGCGACGCGCTCGTCGCGGCCGCGGACGTTGTCACCGCCGTTCGCCGGCTGTCGGGCCGGGTAGCCGACGACGTCGTCACGACGGTCGGCGAACTCGAGGTCTCGCCGGGGTCGATCAACGTCATCCCCTCGGCGGTGACGCTCACGATCGACGTGCGAAGCTACGACGACGAGGTCGTCGGCGAACTGGTCTCACACGCCGAGCGGGAACTCGAGAACGCGTGCCGGCGCGAGGGGACCGAGTTCGACCTCGAGGAGATCTGGCGGATACCCCACACCGAATTCTCCGAAACCGTCCGAGAGGTCGCGCTCGAGGCCGCCGCGGCGGTAGACGCCCCCCATCGCGAGATCGTCAGCGGCGCGGGACACGACGCCTCCTACGTAAACGAGATCACGGAGACGGGCATGCTGTTCGTGCCGAGCGTCGACGGAAAGACGCACAACGAGGCCGAGTACACCGAGTGGGAGGACGTCCTCGAGGGGGCGAAGGTGTTCGCCGAAACGACCCGCCGGCTGGCGGCGTAG
- a CDS encoding GNAT family N-acetyltransferase — MSEHGTSEATVRELSAEKEWQEAYPILRELRSHLEPAEMERRHRQMRDEGYRLFGRYAAGDLVSVAGVTLGTNFYLGPHCFVHDLITTERQRSKGHGAALLSYVHDWSREQGCETVELESGLWREAAHEFYEDLGYERYCYSFKYELD; from the coding sequence ATGTCTGAACATGGCACGTCGGAGGCGACCGTTCGAGAGCTGTCAGCTGAGAAGGAGTGGCAGGAGGCGTACCCGATCCTTCGGGAGCTCCGGTCGCATCTCGAGCCGGCGGAGATGGAACGACGACACCGGCAGATGCGCGACGAGGGATACCGTCTGTTCGGCCGGTACGCCGCCGGCGACCTCGTTTCGGTCGCCGGCGTCACGCTCGGGACGAACTTCTATCTCGGCCCGCACTGCTTCGTCCACGACCTGATCACGACCGAACGGCAGCGGTCGAAGGGCCACGGCGCCGCCCTCTTATCGTACGTCCACGACTGGTCTCGAGAGCAGGGGTGTGAGACGGTCGAACTGGAGTCGGGCCTCTGGCGCGAGGCGGCTCACGAGTTTTACGAAGACCTCGGCTACGAACGGTACTGCTACTCGTTCAAGTACGAACTCGACTGA
- a CDS encoding ArgE/DapE family deacylase, which yields MTSHAALSDAIRSSEDELVSLTERLVEAKSVTGNERPAQRVVADYLEALDLEPDVWEPDPESLRDHEAAFETSSFAEYGYEGRPNVATRLEGGDGRTLTVGGHVDVVDVTAAEWEREPWTVTREGDTLYGRGVADMKGGIAAVLIAIEAIREVGIDLGGDLLFQSVIEEEDGGVGGTLSALERGYVPDAAIIAEPFDVPNLCIASAGVMYFRVTVPGKSAHAAWGHEGVNAIGNAATVYEALEDLDAERKARIDYPPAYRADPSLEGNVTNLNVGTIEAGDWPSTVPSEAVLQGRIGWPPGESRLEVREQIESVLESVAAADDWLAANPPEIEWFGWQAEPHETATDAEIVRTAASNAEAVTGETGTFVGGNAGLDERFFELYYDAPAVSVGPVGHNLHGADEHTTVESLLEASETIAHSIVDYLGTTD from the coding sequence ATGACGAGCCACGCAGCACTCTCCGATGCGATCCGGTCCAGCGAGGACGAACTCGTCTCGCTGACCGAGCGCCTCGTCGAGGCGAAGTCCGTCACCGGGAACGAACGACCGGCACAGCGCGTCGTCGCGGACTACCTCGAGGCGCTCGACCTCGAACCCGACGTCTGGGAGCCGGACCCGGAAAGTCTCCGGGACCACGAGGCGGCCTTCGAGACCTCGTCGTTCGCCGAGTACGGCTACGAGGGCCGTCCGAACGTCGCGACCCGGCTCGAGGGCGGTGACGGCCGGACGCTCACCGTCGGCGGTCACGTCGACGTCGTGGACGTAACTGCCGCCGAGTGGGAGCGCGAGCCGTGGACGGTCACTCGGGAGGGCGATACGCTGTACGGCCGTGGCGTCGCCGACATGAAAGGCGGCATCGCGGCGGTGTTGATCGCCATCGAAGCGATTCGAGAGGTGGGAATCGACCTCGGCGGAGACCTACTCTTCCAGAGCGTCATCGAGGAGGAAGACGGCGGCGTCGGGGGGACGCTCTCGGCCCTCGAGCGGGGGTACGTCCCCGACGCGGCCATCATCGCGGAACCGTTCGACGTGCCTAACCTCTGTATCGCCAGCGCCGGCGTGATGTACTTTCGTGTGACCGTTCCGGGAAAGAGCGCTCACGCCGCGTGGGGACACGAGGGCGTCAACGCGATCGGCAACGCGGCGACGGTATACGAGGCGCTCGAGGATCTCGACGCGGAGCGGAAGGCTCGAATCGACTACCCGCCGGCGTACCGGGCCGATCCGTCGCTCGAGGGCAACGTGACGAACCTGAACGTCGGGACCATCGAAGCCGGCGACTGGCCGTCGACGGTTCCCAGCGAGGCAGTTCTCCAGGGCCGGATCGGCTGGCCGCCGGGCGAGAGCCGACTCGAGGTCCGCGAGCAGATCGAGTCGGTCCTCGAGTCCGTCGCCGCCGCCGACGACTGGCTGGCGGCCAATCCACCCGAAATCGAGTGGTTCGGCTGGCAGGCGGAGCCACACGAGACGGCTACCGACGCGGAGATCGTTCGCACCGCGGCGTCGAACGCCGAAGCGGTGACCGGCGAAACCGGGACGTTCGTCGGCGGAAACGCCGGCCTCGACGAACGGTTCTTCGAACTCTACTACGACGCGCCCGCCGTGTCCGTCGGCCCGGTGGGCCACAACCTCCACGGTGCCGACGAGCACACGACCGTCGAGTCGCTGCTCGAAGCCAGCGAGACGATCGCCCACAGCATCGTCGACTACCTCGGAACGACGGACTGA
- a CDS encoding SPFH domain-containing protein — MIEFVRVPLQISDVALGVSALVLLVAIVTVWQMVTFIDAYDRGALTVFGEYRKLLEPGLNIVPPFVSRIHRFDVRTQTIDVPSQEAITRDNSPVTADAVIYIRVMDAKRAFLEVDDYERAVSNLAQTTLRAVLGDMELDDTLSRRDQINARIRTELDEPTDEWGIRIEAVEVREVTPSRDVKGAMEQQTSAERSRRAMILEAQGERRSAVERAEGDKQSNIIRAQGEKQSQILEAQGESISTVLRARAAESMGERAIVDRGMDTLTEIGRGNATTFVLPQELSSTVGRYGKHLSGSDVRAGDDVLQSLEFDADTRELIGLDDISEIIGEIERTELDVEAMEREAQAIQEGEAVASEHPSRPDDRSDEGDRPVSSDDSGTER; from the coding sequence ATGATCGAGTTCGTACGGGTTCCCCTGCAAATCAGCGACGTAGCCCTCGGCGTGAGCGCGCTCGTCCTCCTGGTCGCCATCGTCACCGTCTGGCAGATGGTGACGTTCATCGACGCCTACGACCGCGGAGCGCTCACCGTCTTCGGCGAGTATCGAAAACTCCTCGAACCGGGACTCAACATCGTTCCGCCGTTCGTCTCTCGAATTCACCGGTTCGACGTTCGAACGCAGACGATCGACGTCCCCTCTCAGGAGGCGATCACGCGGGACAACTCGCCCGTCACCGCTGACGCCGTCATCTACATCAGGGTGATGGACGCCAAGCGCGCGTTCCTCGAGGTCGACGACTACGAACGGGCGGTCTCGAACCTCGCCCAGACGACCCTCCGAGCCGTTCTCGGGGATATGGAACTCGACGATACGCTCAGCCGTCGCGACCAGATCAACGCCCGGATCCGCACCGAACTCGACGAACCGACCGACGAGTGGGGGATCCGCATCGAAGCCGTCGAGGTCCGTGAGGTGACGCCCTCGCGGGACGTCAAGGGGGCGATGGAACAGCAGACCTCCGCCGAGCGGAGCCGCCGCGCCATGATCCTCGAGGCACAGGGTGAACGCCGCAGCGCCGTCGAGCGAGCCGAGGGTGACAAGCAGTCGAACATCATCCGCGCCCAGGGTGAAAAGCAGAGCCAGATCCTCGAGGCCCAGGGCGAGTCAATTTCGACCGTCTTGCGCGCCCGCGCTGCAGAGTCGATGGGCGAGCGTGCGATCGTCGACAGGGGAATGGACACGCTGACCGAAATCGGTCGAGGGAACGCGACGACGTTCGTCCTTCCACAGGAACTCTCCTCGACGGTCGGCCGCTACGGCAAGCACCTCTCGGGAAGCGACGTGAGAGCGGGCGATGACGTCCTCCAGAGCCTCGAGTTCGACGCGGACACCCGCGAACTCATCGGACTCGACGACATCAGCGAGATCATCGGCGAGATCGAGCGAACCGAACTGGACGTCGAGGCGATGGAGCGGGAAGCCCAGGCGATCCAGGAGGGCGAAGCCGTCGCCAGCGAACACCCCTCGAGACCGGACGATCGCTCGGATGAGGGCGATCGCCCCGTCTCGAGTGACGACTCTGGGACCGAGCGGTGA
- a CDS encoding sensor histidine kinase, translating to MAVSPEFYGRIGDWCLLGSGSMTGLVLLIELTVGLTNVGTTVLILSAVASAAGFWVGLYDAQGKTRATETARRNRDLERQNKQLESVARMLAHELRNPLAIAQVYFGQSYPENETAAAEVRRAHDRLEEMIDILLVTVRSSEVSLSSETISLGEQADSVWRECTPTKDAATLVIDTDRLIVGDTVHIRRLLANLFQNSLEHAATDGDLVVRIGPLEDGFFVEDNGSGIPEADRDRVTEAGYTTKPDGTGLGLTYVPHLAELYEWDVSITSSDDGGMRFEFTGTGLETVAEAHSEGIGP from the coding sequence ATGGCCGTTAGCCCCGAGTTCTACGGTCGGATCGGCGACTGGTGTCTCCTCGGCAGCGGTAGTATGACCGGACTCGTCCTTCTCATCGAACTCACGGTCGGGTTGACCAACGTCGGTACAACCGTTCTAATTCTGTCTGCGGTTGCGAGTGCCGCCGGCTTCTGGGTCGGTCTCTACGACGCACAGGGTAAAACGCGAGCGACGGAAACCGCCCGGCGAAACCGCGATCTCGAGCGTCAGAACAAGCAACTCGAGAGCGTCGCCCGCATGCTCGCCCACGAACTTCGAAATCCGCTCGCGATCGCTCAGGTGTACTTCGGGCAGTCGTATCCGGAGAACGAAACCGCCGCTGCCGAGGTTCGACGCGCTCACGACCGGCTCGAGGAGATGATCGACATCCTCCTCGTCACCGTGCGCAGCTCCGAGGTGTCGCTTTCGAGCGAGACGATCTCACTCGGCGAGCAGGCAGATTCCGTCTGGAGGGAGTGTACACCGACGAAAGACGCGGCGACGCTCGTTATCGATACCGACAGGCTGATCGTGGGGGATACGGTACACATCCGACGATTGCTGGCGAACCTCTTTCAGAACAGCCTCGAGCACGCTGCCACCGACGGCGATCTCGTCGTTCGAATCGGACCGCTGGAGGACGGGTTCTTCGTCGAGGACAACGGTTCCGGGATACCCGAGGCCGACCGAGATCGAGTCACTGAGGCCGGGTATACGACGAAACCGGACGGGACCGGTCTCGGACTCACGTACGTCCCCCACCTCGCGGAGCTGTACGAGTGGGACGTCTCCATCACTTCGAGCGACGACGGCGGAATGCGCTTCGAGTTTACGGGGACCGGTCTCGAGACGGTCGCGGAGGCACACTCTGAGGGAATCGGCCCCTGA
- a CDS encoding MFS transporter, with protein sequence MNWQYRHTVLLLCMLAFFVTYFGRLAISPVVYLITDDFGITNTLMGVALTGMWLAYGFAQFPSGVLADRYGERLLILIAVGGTSVMSVLLALAPLYAAFVLAAVVLGGVAGLHYAVATTLLSRTFDDMGTAIGIHSIGGPLAGLLAPVMAAWVGVRYGWRPAVALTALVGVPIFVLFVWTVRPTEPQRPDVPLRESLQVSSLVGLVTRPSIAFPLSIAIAGTYVAQGLLSFFPAFLIAFHDYTPTAAGIAFSAFFVVRAGSQIAIGRASDAYGRDAAIAGAMLAGAVGLPLVILDPGLAVMAVGITLTGISSSFFSAIDPRFMDALPVEERGTGFGLVRTVYTVLGALGSVGVGLTADLFGWGVAFGTLGALFFVSFLALAANRALGLGY encoded by the coding sequence ATGAACTGGCAGTACCGCCACACCGTTCTCCTGCTGTGTATGCTGGCGTTCTTCGTCACCTACTTCGGTCGACTGGCGATCAGCCCGGTCGTCTACCTCATCACCGACGACTTCGGCATCACGAACACACTCATGGGCGTCGCGCTGACGGGGATGTGGCTCGCCTACGGGTTCGCGCAGTTTCCGAGCGGCGTTCTCGCCGACCGGTACGGAGAACGGCTGCTCATCCTCATCGCCGTCGGCGGTACCTCGGTGATGAGCGTGCTGCTCGCGCTGGCACCGCTGTACGCGGCGTTCGTGCTCGCGGCGGTCGTCCTCGGCGGTGTCGCCGGCCTTCACTACGCGGTCGCGACGACGCTGCTGTCCAGAACCTTCGACGACATGGGTACCGCGATCGGGATTCACTCGATCGGCGGACCGCTGGCGGGACTTCTCGCACCGGTGATGGCGGCGTGGGTCGGCGTTCGGTACGGCTGGCGACCCGCGGTCGCGCTCACCGCGCTCGTCGGCGTGCCGATTTTCGTCCTGTTCGTCTGGACGGTTCGCCCGACCGAACCGCAACGACCGGACGTTCCGCTGCGAGAAAGCCTGCAGGTGAGCTCGCTCGTCGGCCTCGTCACCAGACCGTCGATCGCGTTCCCCCTCTCTATCGCGATCGCCGGAACGTACGTCGCTCAGGGGCTCCTGTCGTTTTTCCCGGCGTTTCTCATCGCATTTCACGACTACACGCCGACCGCGGCCGGCATCGCGTTCTCGGCGTTTTTCGTCGTCAGGGCGGGCAGCCAGATCGCCATCGGCCGCGCATCGGACGCATACGGGCGGGACGCGGCGATCGCCGGGGCGATGCTCGCCGGAGCCGTCGGATTGCCTCTCGTTATTCTCGACCCCGGGCTGGCCGTGATGGCCGTCGGAATCACCCTGACCGGGATCAGCTCGAGTTTCTTCTCGGCGATCGACCCGCGGTTTATGGACGCCCTGCCCGTCGAAGAACGCGGCACGGGGTTCGGGCTCGTCAGAACCGTCTACACGGTTCTCGGTGCGCTCGGCTCCGTCGGCGTCGGTCTCACCGCCGACCTCTTCGGATGGGGCGTCGCCTTCGGGACGCTCGGGGCGCTCTTTTTCGTCTCGTTTCTCGCCCTCGCTGCGAATCGAGCGCTCGGTCTGGGTTACTGA
- a CDS encoding class I SAM-dependent methyltransferase yields the protein MDEKRDGQRIRRAYDSLAAGYDRQGETKPANAFLERPATLSLLPDVRDSRVLDAGCGAGHLTRELRERGADVVGLDVSGEMLAYARRRAPDAAFLRADLQRGLPFGAESFDGIASSLAFHYVRDWEALFRDLRRVLERDGWLVFSVQHPHADFEEYDDAENYHTTERVSADWESFGDTVTVPAYRRPLAATIQPALEAGFRLDRLVEPTPTDDYRRVDPDRYEYEATRPNFLCLRFRS from the coding sequence ATGGACGAGAAACGAGATGGGCAGCGTATCCGCCGGGCGTACGACTCGCTGGCGGCCGGCTACGATCGGCAGGGTGAGACGAAGCCGGCGAACGCGTTTCTCGAGCGACCGGCGACGCTCTCGTTACTGCCCGACGTCCGGGACAGCCGCGTCCTCGACGCCGGGTGCGGTGCGGGCCATCTCACCCGCGAACTCCGCGAGCGCGGCGCGGACGTCGTCGGGCTCGACGTGAGCGGGGAGATGCTCGCGTACGCTCGCAGGCGCGCCCCCGACGCGGCGTTCCTCCGGGCCGACCTTCAGCGAGGACTTCCGTTCGGTGCCGAGTCGTTCGACGGGATCGCCAGCTCGTTGGCGTTCCACTACGTTCGCGACTGGGAGGCACTGTTTCGCGACCTCCGCAGGGTCCTCGAACGCGATGGCTGGCTCGTCTTCTCGGTCCAACACCCCCACGCGGACTTCGAAGAGTACGACGACGCCGAGAACTATCACACGACGGAGCGGGTTTCCGCGGACTGGGAGTCGTTCGGCGACACGGTGACGGTTCCCGCGTACCGGCGACCGCTGGCCGCAACGATACAACCCGCACTCGAGGCGGGGTTCCGCCTCGATCGGCTGGTCGAACCGACTCCGACGGACGACTATCGGCGGGTGGATCCAGACCGCTACGAGTACGAGGCGACACGACCGAATTTTCTGTGCCTTCGGTTCCGATCGTGA